A single Lactuca sativa cultivar Salinas chromosome 8, Lsat_Salinas_v11, whole genome shotgun sequence DNA region contains:
- the LOC111881753 gene encoding uncharacterized protein At5g39865 produces MWLSRKNSFNSSPSSPSRRNHTSSFNRHSFKNIEDLLIDDDMHVSTTNDLNNDHQHPFQKQKQPPSPIPNSRNCVFHRVRLANQLTKSLATVRLKPVSEKSPPELQNASPMYKSETSITIPGAEKKIVVYTTSLRVVRPTFEACRTVRSILQGFRVAVDVRDLSMDSSFKEELQKIMAQGGEVIQKNKVALPSVFLGGSYLGDAEDVRELCETGELKKLVERLPAVPRRVCEGCGDFRFIICNECNGSRKCYKKKGGFWSCTVCNMNGLIRCPACWTVNS; encoded by the coding sequence ATGTGGCTATCCCGCAAGAATTCATTCAATAGTAGCCCATCAAGCCCAAGCCGTAGAAATCACACCTCAAGTTTCAATCGACATTCCTTCAAGAACATCGAGGATCTCTTAATCGATGATGACATGCATGTTTCTACCACCAATGATTTGAACAACGATCATCAACATCCATTCCAAAAGCAAAAACAACCCCCTTCTCCAATTCCGAATTCCCGGAATTGCGTCTTCCACCGTGTCCGCCTCGCTAACCAATTAACTAAATCATTGGCGACGGTTCGACTCAAACCCGTCTCTGAAAAATCTCCACCGGAATTACAAAATGCCTCGCCGATGTACAAATCAGAGACATCAATAACAATCCCCGGCGCCGAGAAGAAAATAGTTGTATACACGACGAGCCTCCGTGTGGTGCGACCTACCTTCGAAGCTTGCCGGACAGTTCGTTCAATCTTACAAGGATTCCGGGTGGCGGTCGATGTGCGAGATCTGTCGATGGATTCGTCATTCAAAGAAGAGTTACAGAAGATAATGGCGCAAGGAGGAGAGGTGATTCAAAAGAACAAAGTTGCTCTTCCTAGCGTTTTTCTGGGCGGGAGTTACCTCGGAGATGCGGAGGATGTGAGGGAGCTTTGTGAGACCGGCGAGTTGAAGAAACTGGTGGAGCGGTTGCCGGCGGTGCCACGTCGCGTCTGCGAGGGTTGTGGGGACTTTAGGTTTATTATCTGCAATGAGTGCAATGGAAGCCGGAAGTGCTATAAGAAGAAAGGTGGCTTTTGGAGTTGTACGGTGTGCAATATGAATGGTTTGATCAGGTGCCCTGCTTGTTGGACTGTTAACTCTTGA